From a region of the Triticum aestivum cultivar Chinese Spring chromosome 7D, IWGSC CS RefSeq v2.1, whole genome shotgun sequence genome:
- the LOC100136999 gene encoding MADS-box transcription factor 25, with translation MGRGKIAIERIDNTTNRQVTFSKRRGGLMKKARELAILCDADLALIVFSSTGRLYDFASSSGMEAILERYQEAKEEHCGVLNPTSEAKLWQREVTTLRRQVQNLHHNNRQLLGEELSGTTVRDLQFLVNQVEMSLHSIRKRKEQVMAAEIHELNQKGLLVQKENIELDKKLSIAHEQNIELRKQLSAAMKSSEQQACGSSSKAAAGLLLSTRVREPNIDLELRQQEHEDE, from the exons atggggaGGGGGAAGATTGCGATTGAGAGGATCGACAACACAACGAACCGTCAGGTGACCTTCTCCAAGCGGCGTGGAGGGCTGATGAAGAAGGCCCGGGAGCTTGCCATCCTTTGTGACGCCGATCTCGCACTCATCGTCTTCTCTAGCACGGGTCGCCTCTATGACTTCGCGAGCTCCAG TGGAATGGAGGCAATACTAGAGCGGTACCAGGAGGCAAAAGAGGAGCACTGCGGAGTGTTGAATCCAACATCTGAGGCAAAG TTATGGCAGAGGGAGGTTACAACCTTGAGGCGGCAAGTGCAGAACTTACACCACAATAATAG GCAATTGTTGGGAGAGGAGCTATCTGGTACCACTGTTCGAGATCTGCAGTTTCTGGTGAACCAGGTTGAGATGAGCCTTCATTCCATAAGAAAGAGGAAG GAGCAAGTTATGGCTGCGGAGATCCACGAACTCAACCAAAAG GGATTGCTTGTTCAGAAGGAAAATATCGAACTTGACAAGAAGCTGAGTATTGCTCATGAGCAGAACATAGAGCTGCGGAAGCAG CTTTCCGCGGCCATGAAATCGAGTGAGCAGCAAGCCTGCGGAAGCAGCTCAAAAGCTGCTGCCGGATTATTGTTGTCTACTAGAGTACGTGAACCAAATATTGACCTTGAGTTGCGCCAGCAGGAGCATGAGGATGAATAA